The Syntrophus gentianae genome contains the following window.
CCCTATCACAGGCTGACCGACCAGCTTTGTCTGGTTATCCGTCCCGAATTCAAGGCTGTTTTTGCCGGTTGGGATGGGGCTTGCCTCCTTGCCCATCTCGTCCTTGATGCCTTTTTTCCCGCGCTCGTCCAAAACGGTCATGAACGCCCCGATGCCGTTGAGGCTTCGGGGAAAGCCCGCATATGCGTAAAGCTGAACGAGGATTTCCTTGATTTCATTTACGGTCAGCCCGGCATCAAGGCCCTCGTTCAGGGCCGTTTTCAACCCGGCAAGATCGCCGCTGGCGGTGAAAGCGGCGATGGGGATGATGGCCCGCTGTTTTGCGTTCAGATGATTTTGCATGGTTTGCGCCTCCGATATGGCAGTTATGGTTAATATCACAATACAAGCACATACAAGGGTGAGAAGTCGTTTCATAGCAAATACCTCTTGCTCTATTGCGGTTGTTCATGCCCTGCTTGAGGACAGTCTTACCGGCTACTCAGCTGCTTTCATTGTCTTGTCAATCCAGGCATTGACTTTTTCCTGTGACTTCTTTACATCCGATCCGCGCACCGCCAACCCGTCGAGAATCTTCGACTTAGGGCAAGCTTTCTTGAGGTCATTGACGCTTCTGCCGAAGCCGCTTCCCTCATTCGTGCAGAACGGAATGATCGTCGTTGAGGGTCTCCGTGTAACGGGCGCAGCTTCTGTCGATCAGCGTCTTCATTTTCCTTAGAGCGTAATCAACTCATAGCGTCCATTGCCCATGTTCATCTCCTTCATGTACGACAACTGGCGCAGGCCCTTGCGGGATTCGATGCGTTCCCTGAGGTCGTGCAGCTCCGCTTCGGGCAGTTTGTAGACCATGTCGATGGACGCCTGTTCCACGGCCAGGAGGTCCGTGGAAGCCAGGATGCCCAGGTCGCGCGCCATGACATGAGCCGCACGGACGCCGGCGCAGTCGCAGTCCACGGACATGTTGCGCAGCACATTGACATAGACGATCCTCTTGTCGAAATGATCCGCAATGGCTTTGGCCGACTCCACCATGTTTTCCTGGAAGGGTTCGCCTTTCAGCCAGACATCGTAGTTCTCGTTGTCCGGGGCGGCATGAACCATCTTCTTGCCGACGGGCCCGTCTACGCAGCCGATGGCGATATTCTTCAACGAACCGCCGAAGCCGCCCATGGCATGCCCTTTGAAATGGGTCAGAACCACCAGCGAGTCGTACCGGAGCAGGTGCTTGCCGACCGACATCTCCTGGAAACGCTTTCCCCCCTTCACGGGAATCATCACCCCGCCGTTCTCGTCCATAATGTCCACCGGACAGAAATTCCAGCCGTTGATCTTCAGGGTTTCGCGATGATCCGCCGTCGTAAAGCGATTGCCCTTATACAGGGTGTTGGTCTCCACGAGGATGCTGTTGGGGATATGGCTCTGCAGGGCCTTCACCATCTCCCGTGGCAGGATGTTCGGGCCGTTCGGTTCGCCGGTGTGCAGCTTGATGGCAGTCTTGC
Protein-coding sequences here:
- a CDS encoding flavodoxin, whose amino-acid sequence is MIPFCTNEGSGFGRSVNDLKKACPKSKILDGLAVRGSDVKKSQEKVNAWIDKTMKAAE
- a CDS encoding DUF362 domain-containing protein; its protein translation is MKHQISRRSFLKYSAIALGAAAVCDLNGFYGALAAEQDRSQVFFTRDISADGLLKIYSRINRWVSGKTAIKLHTGEPNGPNILPREMVKALQSHIPNSILVETNTLYKGNRFTTADHRETLKINGWNFCPVDIMDENGGVMIPVKGGKRFQEMSVGKHLLRYDSLVVLTHFKGHAMGGFGGSLKNIAIGCVDGPVGKKMVHAAPDNENYDVWLKGEPFQENMVESAKAIADHFDKRIVYVNVLRNMSVDCDCAGVRAAHVMARDLGILASTDLLAVEQASIDMVYKLPEAELHDLRERIESRKGLRQLSYMKEMNMGNGRYELITL